The Meles meles chromosome 6, mMelMel3.1 paternal haplotype, whole genome shotgun sequence DNA segment TGAGAACCAAGCAGGCTGAGCAGACACGTGTCCTTGCTCCTGTCTGATGCAACAGTGCCCTGGAACCCCCCCACCTGCTCTCCATTTCGAGACATCGGCCTCGTGACCTTCTCCTGCTTGGCGTCTGCAGGTCGCTTGAGGCCATGGAACACGTGTTTGAAGAAATAGCATGAGTTCGTGAACTCTGTAGCTGTTATTTTCACTTAAGGTGTCAGTGACATCCTCAGTGCATTCTTTGCTTTTTCCTATCTTTATGTGTTCTTTGTAAAACGAGAAAAAGCCACACTGCTTTTGGGGTTTGGAGATGGCCGCTGTGATTATCTCCCGTGTGCAAAACTGTTTTTAAGACAAATTACGAAGGAATTAAAGGACTGCTGACAGTTTCCAGTTTAGAAATGGGAACGTAATCCAGGGCATTTGTGTCTCACGTCCTCTCTTGCCAGCTGTCAGCCCCCTTTCTTCCTTGACCTAAATGTACAAGGGAAGGCTGCTGGCTGGCCTTCACCTTGTAATATTTCAGGCCTTCATCGGCACCCCGGATTTTAGCCTCTTGTGCCTTCCCCCAGATGTCATTCAAGCTGTCAGCACCATTGCTGTGCCGGAGAAGGAGGGCGGTCTCTGGCCCAGGGTGGCCGTCTTCTCTTCGATGGCACCCGGAGTCCTCCACGGGGTGAGGCTCTGCAGTCTGAAGGTCGTGGATCTGGAATCCCAGAAGACCACATACACCTCAGGTACCGCTTCTGTTCACCTCTTGCCAGCATCTCCTGTTCACTCCCAGCCTCCTCAGCCACATGAAGAAGTGCGTTCAGCCACCTGGCCAGATGCTGGGGGAACCAGCTGGGCGCAAGGCAGGCCCTGGCCTCAAGGGGCTCCTgttctggggctggaggaggcagtCCCAGGGCCCAGTGCCATCCCAGCTGGGTGGAGTGTGGCAAGGTGCGGGGGTTGGTGGGAAGCTTCCAGAGGAAGGGGCGTGTGACTGGCCAGACTCCTGTGATTCCAGCAGCTTTTCTCTGTCACCCTCCTTGTCTTCCAGGAGTCAGTGACAGTGACGAGCTAAGCAGCCTACAGGTCCTGGCTGCAGACACCTTTGCCTTCTGCTGTGCCTCAGGCCGCCTGGGGCTTGTTGACATCCGCCAGAAGTGGGCGACGTCAGAGACCATcagccccagggctggggctgctggagggaggtggtgtGCTGAAGTTGGGGACCGGGGCCCTGGGCCGAGCATTGCCAGCCTTGGCTCAAACGGGCAGCTCTGTCTCTTTGATCCCCGGGATCTCAGCCATCCTGTGAGCTCCGTCCAGTGCTCAGTGTCTGTACCCAGCCCTGACCCAGAGCTGCTGCGAGTGACTTGGGCTCCAGGTCTGGACAACTGCTTGGCCATTTCAGGTACCGCTGAGTAGTATTTGGTGTCTGTCACTTACCTCCCAGGAGACCATACGGTGCTCAGGAAAGAGACTGCAGCCTATAATAAACTTGGCGCCAGAAGTGACAGTCGCTCCAGAGAAGCTCCAGACCAATAGTCCAGGTTCTTCCAGGGCAGGCCCTTCCCCATTCTAGGCTCAACTTGCACATGGGTAGTAGACCTTTCCTACCTGAGCAGGAATTCGGTGCTGAGGTTGGTCAGGAGGCCTGCAGACAGTGAGGCACTAGGACGGTCATGGGGCTGCACCAGCAAGAGGTGAGAGGATCACAGAAGTGCTTCTTGGACTGCTTGCTTCTCGCATTCCAGCAAGCTCCTAGGTCAGCAGGCTCCTGGGTCTGGCCTGGCAGTTTCTAGCTGAGTGAGGGTGTCTAATAATGAGGGTTTCTAAGAGTCCATGGGAAGGACCCGTGGAAGGGGAGAGGTTGAAAGAATAGTCGAGAGAGCAAGAAACGATCATTGATAATGGCAGGATCCaaaaagggcagaaggaaagaaccGGACTTGGTGGAGAAGCAAGAAGACAGCAGGGTGGAGTGCGTGTGGGTATAGCTAGGTCGTGGGGGGACATGTGGGCGCTCTTCTGTAAAGGCTTCTGTTTCCGCCATCTAGCCGGAGGCAAGGCCATCTGGCCAGAGGGATCTGGATACAGAGGGATTAGGCTTTGAAGCAAGTGGAGAAGGTTTGAAAGAGTctcttaagcctcagtttcctggggAGAATAACAGTACCTGTTTCATACAGTGGTGAGGATTAAAAGAACGCATGTCCAGGGTCGGCCTTGGGCCTGACACTTCACAGATGAACAAAAGAAGTATACCGTCACCGCCCTAGGGAGTCATCGGCTGCTGACATCAGGGGCAGAGCTTACGCCCCCTTCAGCTGGCCTTAcgtatccttttcttttttaagtaattgccacccaacatggagctcaaattcatgacctcaagatcaagagtcaggtgctctactgactgagccagctgggcacccctgGCCTTAAGCATCTTGTTCCTATTTGATTTCTCATCCTATAGCCTGTTTTGGTGCCAGAGAGCAAACTCTTAAAAATTAGGGatgcgtggctggctcagtcagagtgtggactcttgatctcagggtcgtgtgtTCAAGCCCTatatggggcagagagagaacttaaataataaacaataaaaattacttttcagggctgcctgggtggctcagtcattaagcgtctgccttcagctcaggtcatgatcccaaggtcctgggatcgagccccgcttcaggctccctgctcagtaggaagcctgcttctccctctcccatccccctgcttgtgctccctctcttgtttctctctgtcagataaatgaacaaaatcttttttaaaaaattacttttcagtgtcaatcctctcttttctcattcttccttAGGTTTTGATGGGACAGTCCAGGTCTATGATGCCACATCTTGGGATGGAGCGGGGAGCCAAGTAGAACCTCTCTTCACTCACAGAGGTCACATCTTCCTGGAAGACAATCAGACAGACACTGCTCCACTGGTCACTACCCACACGTGGCACCCCCACAAGCCACGGACTCTGTTATCGGCAGCAAGCGACGCCTCCCTGCACGTGTGGGACTGGGTGGACCTCCGCGCGGCCTGCTGACTCTAGCATCTTCCTACCCAGgcctggaaggagaggaggagctgCTGTAGAGCCAAGGTACTGACTTAGGTCCCTGTTACCAGCCaagtggccttgggcaagtcagccAGCTTCTCCTACCCTCAGGTTCTTTACTGGTAAAATAAGAATAGTAAGAGCTACCTCTACTCTGGCTTGCTGGGAAAGTTAGAAGTGATGGATTAAAACACAGGATGCCTagcacaataaatatttggtagcTCCTGTTAGATCCGAGAGCCCCATTTCTCCCCAAGTGTAGAATGACAGTGTTTCTCCCTGTCTGTATTCACACTCTCAGAGTgaagattgaaaaaaatcaacaaatgttaTAAACATGTTTTGTGAACTTTTTTACAGAACTCAAAATGTACAAGGGCCcataaacatgaaaaaagaagTCAACTCCAGTAGGAATGAAGGAAATAACAATTAAAACAAGATGATGCGTTTTACCTACCAAGTTGCCAAATGTGTCGAACAGTGCTTTGGACAGCTGATGGAGGGGCCCTGATGACCCAGCTCAAGGGGCTCGAAGCAGCAGCGTGGTTCCTGCTCCCAGCAGTACACAGCAGCCGTGTCCAGTCGAACCTGAATTTGCATGTCCAGTCTCCTGTTAAATGGCAGTTAAAATTTTCTAGTCTTTCGCTATTACAAATAGTCTGAACAACGTTTGTACCCATGGACAAAAGCCCGTAGGATAAATTTCTAAAGTGAAAATTGCTGAGGCAGAGGATGTGCACATTTTTGGGTTCTGTAAATCCTGCTGGTGTGCCCTCCCTGGGGGCCATGCGGTTTGTGAAGGCAGCAGTGATGGGCGTCTTTCTCTGCCCTCCCGAGTCAAGTGGCCCTAGTGGCTGCCTTTGCCGATCTGATCAATGAAAAATCCTTACTTGTAGTTTTCATCTGTACGTCTTGGATGTATGAAATTGAGACTCCTTGTGTAGTTAAACATTTAGAGGCAAAGATTTCTAAAGATGAGAACAGGGATGGGGGGATAGGCATTCTCACCAGTACGCCTTGTGGCAGAGACCGGACCGCCCCCAACTCTTCAGGTGGTTTGCACTGGGACACACCTGGCCCCAGGTAGTGCTTTCCCATGCCTGCCCCCAGTCTCCCAGGGGAATAGACCCAAGGGACATTTCTTTTTGGTAGCAAATATTAAAGTGTACCTGCATTCCTATTAATAGAATTTCTCACTGGCACATCTGTTAAGGCATTTCCAGCAAGTTAGCTTTTGAAATTACTTGATTACTCATCAGTTTGGGCTCTGagttcttaaaaaagaattttattgagatataattcacacactATACAATTCACCCATTGAAAGTGTTCTGTTTGGTGGTATATTACTAATTTTTACAGATTGTGGTAAACTATATGTCACAATTTGCCagtcttcttcatttttaagtatacagttccgTAGAATTAACTACATTCACCATGTTgcacaaccatcactacttcTAATTCCAAAACTTTTTTGTCACCCCAGACAAGCTCTGTGACCTTCATGGGCTCTGGTTTGCTGGCCGTCAGTGGACACACTTGTATTCATCAGCTCGGGCTGCCCTAATGGAACACCAGGGACTGCGGGCTCACACAACAGGCACTGTCtgctcacagtcctggaggctggaagtcccagatcCAGGGGCCACAGCACGTTTCCTTCTGAGGCCTTGTCTCCTGGCTTGTGAGAGCCACCATCGCTGTGTGCACATGGGGGCCCCTTTGTGTCCTTAAAGAGAGTCGTCTGATCTCTGTTCCTCTCACAAGGACACCAGCCCTTTCAGAGGTCACCCTcgtgacctcatttaaccttactTAGCTCTTAAAAGGCTGTGTCTCCAAATACTGTCACTTTGGGGGTTAGGGTTTCCATGTAAGAATTTGGGGCAGGGGCTCAAGTTAATACAAAGCACTTAGGAATTATTTTGAAGTGAGAAAAACCTAagaaattttcaaatgaaatgattttttaatttaataatgaaGCTGAGGGAGTGTTGTGTACTggagaaatttaatttaaaatagttcAGTTTCAAGATGTCATTTTTACCATCTTTTGTAGTCTTCCTTCTGTACTTTCTCCCCACCCCGCCATTCCCCCATGAAAGCTGACCCTGTAGATCTCTTCTCAGCTATTGGTGACGTCACACTGACGGTTGAAATTGGCCATGATGAAAATACTTAACtccacagaaattggcaaataCTACAGCATACCGCTGGCTAAGCTATATTATCCACCAAGTAAAAGCAGAAGTGGGTCATTTAGAAAATAGTAGAGCTGATGGACGAATTCAAAAGCTGCTTTGCTGAAAAATAGTGATAACATGCCATCAGTCAAGGTCCAGCCAGAAAGACTGAACCCACGCTGAGTAATTCAGCTGCAGGAATTCAGTTTTGAGGCATCTGGAAGAGGACGCAGGGGAAGCTGTGGCTCATGAGAGAAGAACAGCAGTAAGTTACCCAGAGGGAcaaaggggtggggtggggtggggtgtgacAAGAGCTGA contains these protein-coding regions:
- the WDR73 gene encoding WD repeat-containing protein 73 yields the protein MESAEDWLVESLRLYQDFHAFDLSGATRVLEWIGDKGVFVAGCESLKKNEILHLILPLRLSVKENQGLCPERDFKVCHGGFSDASVFELKHVPDTRLLVTSGLPGSYLHVWQVTEDSDVIQAVSTIAVPEKEGGLWPRVAVFSSMAPGVLHGVRLCSLKVVDLESQKTTYTSGVSDSDELSSLQVLAADTFAFCCASGRLGLVDIRQKWATSETISPRAGAAGGRWCAEVGDRGPGPSIASLGSNGQLCLFDPRDLSHPVSSVQCSVSVPSPDPELLRVTWAPGLDNCLAISGFDGTVQVYDATSWDGAGSQVEPLFTHRGHIFLEDNQTDTAPLVTTHTWHPHKPRTLLSAASDASLHVWDWVDLRAAC